Genomic segment of Streptomyces longhuiensis:
CAGGATGCCGCCCTCCCTGATGAGCAGGAACGCGGGATAGGACAGCGCGATGAGCGCGATGCTGCCGGCCATGAACATGGGTCTGCGTCCCCACCGGTCGGACGTCCTGCCGACGGTCGTGATCAGCAGGACGACCAGGAGCATCGTGCCGAGGACCAGCAATTGCGCCGTCGTGTCGTTCTCGCCGAGGGTCACGGTCATATAGGTGGGCAGGTACGACGTCACCATGTAGTTGGTGACGTTGTAGAGCAGGACGAGGCCCATACAGATGAGTACCGCCTCCCAGTGGCGCGCGAAGATCTCCTTCACGCGGCCCTTGCCCGACTGGCGGGCCTGCTCCACGGGGTTCTCGTCCGCCCGCTTCCCCGACGCCTGCGAGTGCGCGTACGCGGCCTCCTGCTTGAACGCGGGGGTCTCCTCCAGCTTCATGCGCATGTACAGGCCGATGAGACCGAGCGGACCCGCCACGAAGAAGGGGATCCGCCAGCCCCAGTCCTCGAGGCCGTCGCTGCCGAGCACGAGCGTGAGGACCGTCACCAGACCGGAGCCGAGCGAGTAGCCGATGAAGGTGCCGAAGTCGAGCCAGCTGCCGAGGAAGCCCCGACGCTTGTCGGGCGCGTACTCGGCGATGTAGGTCGTGGCACCCGCGTACTCGCCGCCGGTGGAGAAGCCCTGGACGAGGCGGCACACCAGCAGAAGGATCGGGGCGAGGAAGCCGACGGCCGAGTAGGTCGGCAGGAAGCCCACGGCGAAGGTGCTGGCCGCCATCATGATCATCGTGGCGGCGAGCACCTTCTGCCGGCCCACGCGGTCGCCGAGCGGCCCGAAGACGAGTCCGCCCAGGGGGCGCACGATGAAGGCCGCGGCGAAGGTGGCGAAGGTGGAGACGACCTGCGCACCGGGGGAGCTCGACGGGAAGAAGACCTTGCCCAGGGTGCCGGCCAGGTAGGCGTAGACGCCGAAGTCGAACCACTCCATGGTGTTGCCCAGGGCGGCCGCGGTGACGGCCTTGCGCACCTTCGGACGGTCGGCGACGGTCACGTCCTGGGCTGACAGGGCCTTCTTACGGCGGCGCAGGAGCGTACGCAGCATGCGGTCGGTGGCCGGATGCGACGCGCGCGGAGCGTTCCGCCCCGGCGGATCGGATTTCCGGCGCCGGAAGAGACCTGGCATGGGCGGGAGCCTCTCTGCGGACGGCTTCGGGGGCCGCGGGCTGCGGCACCGATGCGGAGGGCTCTCATTCTTCGCAGTGGACGGCCGGCCCGCCTCCAGAGGCGGGCTATACGCGTGGCACGGTTCACGCCGACGCGATGCCGTCTCCATTCGTCGAGCAGCGCACCATCCGCGTGCCGTCCCGGCACGGCCGACGCCCGGAGGGAGGCCGGTGATGGACCTGCCCCGGCGCGCACTGCGCAGCGACCAACGCTGAGGGCCCAGGTCCGAGGACGGCACACGTCCGCGAGGCCGTCTCCCAGCGCTGATGCCAGCGCTCGGCGTGCGGCAGGCCCTGTGGATGACCATCCGGCGATCGCAGGGAGGCCACAGGAACGCTCGTCGGCTCTGGAGCGGGACGGCGGGGAGCCGACTCTGTTCGCCAGCGTGCTATGCCCTTATTGCGAAGATATTCTGTGAAATGTGATCGAGCCTGGACGGCCGTGGCTCCGTCGGCGCTACGGCCGGGGGAGACTTGTACGGCTGTCGCCGGTCATTCTGACCGTCGTCATCGCCAGCCTGGCATACACCACTCCGCCGCAATTGGCCTTCAGCCGTCTCCTGCCCGCGGCGCCGGCCCTGGCGGCCGCCATGTGGCCGGTCCTTCCCACCGTCCTGCTCGGGACGGTCTGTCTCTTTCTGATGATCGGCCTCAGCCTCGTCTTCCCCGATCTGGGAACGTGGTGGACGGCCGCAGGGATCATCGCAGTCACCGTGGCCGCCGCGTACGGAAGCCATGTCCGGCTCCAGCGGGAGCGCACCCTCTTCCAGGTACGGCTCGTCGCCGACGCGGCGCAACAGGTGGTGCTGAGCCCTATGCCGCGCCGCCTGGGGAATATCGAGATCGAGTCGCTGTACCTTGCGGCCGCGGCGGAGGCCCGTATCGGCGGGGACTTCTACGAGGTGGCCGACACGCCATATGGGGTCAGGCTGCTCATCGGTGATGTGCGGGGCAAGGGCCTGCCGGCAGTGGGGGTGGCCGCGGCGATCGTCAACGCCTTCCGGGAAGCGGCCTACGGCGAGGCCGACATGGTCGACGTCGCACGCAGGCTGGACGCCAGCAGTACCCGTTACAACGCCGCCTTTCCCTCCGAGGGGTCGATGGAGCGCTTCGCCACCGCCCTTCTCGCCGAGATCCCGCACGAGGGCAGACGTATCGACATCCTCAACTGCGGACACCCCCCGCCATTACTCCTGAACCGCAGGAACCTCCGCATCCTCGAGTCCGCCAATCCCTCGCCACTGCTCTGCCTCGCCGAGCTGATCGGCGATCACTACTACGTCGACACCTTCGACTTCGCCCCTGGCGACACACTGCTCCTCTATACCGACGGGATCGCCGAAGCCCGCGCCCGCGACGGCGAGTTCTTTCCGCTGGCAGCGTGGATGCGTCGGCAGCCCCCGAGACCACCCCGCGAACTGCTCACGGCTCTGCACCACGAGGTCGTCCGCCACAGCAGAGGACGTCTCGACGACGACATCGCGGCCCTAGCCGTACGCCTTTGCGAGACCTGAAGCACGGAGCCCGAGTGAGCGGCCCGCGCTACTCAATCGCGTTGGCACACACCCTTTTCGGCTATCAGCCCAGCCCTGACTGCGGAGTTCGCCCCTGAAAACCTTGAGCCCAGGCCGCGGAACCGCTGTTGAGCAACGGCGCGGTCCGTGCCCCAGAAGGCATGCCTGCGGCTAAGTTGCGCCTTCCGGGCAGGGCGCGAACGATGGAACCTGGCATTCACGCCTGGCAAGGGGGGCCACAGCCGCGGTCGGATGGGCCGTAGGAGCAGGGCACACGTGTGTGCTCGTGACACGGGAGTGGACATGACCGAGCTTCCCCCGCCGATCACCCCCTATCTTGAGCCCGCCGCAAAGGAGTTGTGCGAGGCGACCGATCCGCATCCGCGGATCTACGAGGTCCCTCCCGAGAAGGGCCGTGACATCCTCCTCGGCCTGCAGAGCGACCCGAGCGTGCCCCGCCCGGAGGTCGACGAGGAGTGGGTCGATGTGGACGCCGGCGAGTGGGGCACGGTCCGTACCCGCATCATCCGGCCCAAGGGAGTCACTGGCCTGCTGCCTGTGGTGTTCTACATCCACGGCGCAGGCTGGGTCTTCGGCGACGACCAGACCCACGATCGCCTCTTCCGTGAGCTGGCGGTCGGTGCGGGCGCCGCGGGCGTCTTCCCTGTCTACGACCGGGCCCCGGAGGCGAAGTACCCCACCCAGGTCGAGCAGAACTATGCGGTGGGTCGGTGGGTCCTGGAGCACGGCGCTGAGCACGGCCTGGACACCTCGCGCATCGCCGTCACCGGCGAGTCGGTGGGTGGCTGCATGTCGGCGGTGTTCGCGCTGATGAACAAGGAGCGCGGTGGCATCGACCTCAAGGCTCAGGTCCTGCTCTACCCGGTGGCCAACGCCGACTTCGACACTCCGTCCTACCTGCAGTTCGCGGAGGGCTACTACCTCACCCGCGACGGCATGAAGTGGTTCTGGGACGCCTACACCACCGACCCCGCCCAGCGCACCGAGCACTACGCCTCACCACTGCAGGCGAGCCTCGATCAGCTGAAAGGGCTGCCGACCACCCTGGTCATCACCGATGAGGCCGATGTCCTGCGTGACGAGGGCGAGCAGTACGCCAACAAACTCCGCGAGGCCGGCGTGGATGTCACCTCCGTCCGCGTCGCAGGCATGGTCCACGACTTCCTCCTCCTGGACAGCCTGCGTGACACCCGCGCCGCCAACGTCGCCCGCAAGCTCGCTGTCGACGCTCTTCGGACGGCACTGCACGAAAGCTGACTCCGCCCCTTGCACAGGTACTGATGACCGCTCCGGGTCCGCCGAAGCCATCCGTGGCATGGGCGGGCCCGGAACTGCTTCCCTCTCAGCGCCTCGGGGGTGCCGGTCGCCTGCGCGAGCGCCGAGGACGCCTGCAGCAGTCCCCCAGCCCACAGTGTTGACGGTGCATACATGGCGAGTTAAATTCATGTATGCACCGTAAACATGAGTGAGCGAGGGAACTACGTCATGACATCGACACAGAAGGACACCGTCACGGTCGACCTCGGTGGCCGATCGGTCCCGGTCCCGAAGGGCGGCCTGTACGACCGGTACCGGATGGACACCGATCTCGGCGAGATCGCCCGTCACCCCCGAGTCAGCGGCGTGGACTTCTTCCGAAAACTGCCCAAGACCAAGGTCGACTCTCCCATCGGTCCCACGCTCACACCGAACTTCTACTACAGCATCTCGACTGCCCGGCTCACGCTGCTCGCTCCGTCCCGCGCGATCCGCACCCGCCTTCCCGCGGAGCTGGCACCGCTGGAAATTGCACCGGGGCTTGGCCTGGTCTCGGTGATGTTCTTCCGCTACGACGTGTGCGACATCGACTTCTACACGGAAGCCGCCGTCGGGATCGCCGTCAGGCCCGCGCGGCACGGCAAGCTCGGATTCTTCGACCTCGTCTCCGCCCTCAAGAACGAGCACCTCGTCACCTACGTGCTGTCCCTGCCGGTCAGCACCGAAATCGCCCAGGTCCGGGGCCACGACGGGTACGGCTTCCCCAAGTGGGTCACCGGCCTCGACGTGGCCATCGACGCCAACCGGACGACCGCCCGCGTGGCCAACGACACCGGCGGGACGGACCTGTCTCTCTCGGTGGCCACGCCCGCCCAGACCGTGTACCCGAGCGGCGAGCGGGTCTCGGCTCTCACCTCGTACACGTCGATCGACGGCGCCTGGCACTCGACCCTGAGCCAGACCAATGTGCTGTCGGCCGGCACCGCACTTGTTCCTCGTGACGTCCAACTCCAGGTCGGAAAGGGCCGCATGGCCGACGACCTGCGATCGCTCAGGCCGATCAGGAAGGTTCAGCTCGACGTCGTGACCGAGGGTCAGCTGGCCCTGCACATGCCGGTCCCCACCTCGGTCCAGCGCCGGAAGTAAGGAGCCCTGCCATGGTCACCGACCACGCCACCCTGCCCACCACCGCCCCCCGCGACGCCGGCCTGCCCCACTGGCTGACTCCGGC
This window contains:
- a CDS encoding acetoacetate decarboxylase family protein — translated: MTSTQKDTVTVDLGGRSVPVPKGGLYDRYRMDTDLGEIARHPRVSGVDFFRKLPKTKVDSPIGPTLTPNFYYSISTARLTLLAPSRAIRTRLPAELAPLEIAPGLGLVSVMFFRYDVCDIDFYTEAAVGIAVRPARHGKLGFFDLVSALKNEHLVTYVLSLPVSTEIAQVRGHDGYGFPKWVTGLDVAIDANRTTARVANDTGGTDLSLSVATPAQTVYPSGERVSALTSYTSIDGAWHSTLSQTNVLSAGTALVPRDVQLQVGKGRMADDLRSLRPIRKVQLDVVTEGQLALHMPVPTSVQRRK
- a CDS encoding alpha/beta hydrolase, whose product is MTELPPPITPYLEPAAKELCEATDPHPRIYEVPPEKGRDILLGLQSDPSVPRPEVDEEWVDVDAGEWGTVRTRIIRPKGVTGLLPVVFYIHGAGWVFGDDQTHDRLFRELAVGAGAAGVFPVYDRAPEAKYPTQVEQNYAVGRWVLEHGAEHGLDTSRIAVTGESVGGCMSAVFALMNKERGGIDLKAQVLLYPVANADFDTPSYLQFAEGYYLTRDGMKWFWDAYTTDPAQRTEHYASPLQASLDQLKGLPTTLVITDEADVLRDEGEQYANKLREAGVDVTSVRVAGMVHDFLLLDSLRDTRAANVARKLAVDALRTALHES
- a CDS encoding PP2C family protein-serine/threonine phosphatase; this translates as MIEPGRPWLRRRYGRGRLVRLSPVILTVVIASLAYTTPPQLAFSRLLPAAPALAAAMWPVLPTVLLGTVCLFLMIGLSLVFPDLGTWWTAAGIIAVTVAAAYGSHVRLQRERTLFQVRLVADAAQQVVLSPMPRRLGNIEIESLYLAAAAEARIGGDFYEVADTPYGVRLLIGDVRGKGLPAVGVAAAIVNAFREAAYGEADMVDVARRLDASSTRYNAAFPSEGSMERFATALLAEIPHEGRRIDILNCGHPPPLLLNRRNLRILESANPSPLLCLAELIGDHYYVDTFDFAPGDTLLLYTDGIAEARARDGEFFPLAAWMRRQPPRPPRELLTALHHEVVRHSRGRLDDDIAALAVRLCET
- the proP gene encoding glycine betaine/L-proline transporter ProP; the encoded protein is MLRTLLRRRKKALSAQDVTVADRPKVRKAVTAAALGNTMEWFDFGVYAYLAGTLGKVFFPSSSPGAQVVSTFATFAAAFIVRPLGGLVFGPLGDRVGRQKVLAATMIMMAASTFAVGFLPTYSAVGFLAPILLLVCRLVQGFSTGGEYAGATTYIAEYAPDKRRGFLGSWLDFGTFIGYSLGSGLVTVLTLVLGSDGLEDWGWRIPFFVAGPLGLIGLYMRMKLEETPAFKQEAAYAHSQASGKRADENPVEQARQSGKGRVKEIFARHWEAVLICMGLVLLYNVTNYMVTSYLPTYMTVTLGENDTTAQLLVLGTMLLVVLLITTVGRTSDRWGRRPMFMAGSIALIALSYPAFLLIREGGILLPAFGCAILGMLLVMFAGTAAATLPALFPTRIRYGALSIAYNLSVSLFGGTTPLFASGLVEATGNNMVPAYYLMVAGAIGLISTFFLHETAGRPLRGSGPMVETPEQARRLVARSRTAAGRQARDIWVRLRHPHARHSSSDDE